A part of Bacteroidia bacterium genomic DNA contains:
- a CDS encoding FG-GAP-like repeat-containing protein — translation MKKLLLSGLFPVVILSAQNQFSDVSAAAGLDGKGSSYGVAIADYDKDGFEDIFVVRTYDENLLYRNMGDGTFVEVAREAGLNFAGESRVAAWGDFDNDGWLDLFVGNNKGTRDKMYINQKDGTFLDISASARTLLSATGNAMAVLLADIDGDSFLDIYVARMNDQNTLYRNRGDLTLENITISSGATDTQLAMGGIFFDYDNDHDQDLYLVHDNYQANILYRNNGDLTFTNVAQTAKVDVKAFGMGVDVGDVNNDGWPDLYITNLYNNVLLLNKGDGTFQDITRTAGTGDYGMGWGTFFFDADNDGWQDIYVANTPSFPNVFYHNQQDNTFLNVGKETVLASNASSYGAVPLDYDNDGRVDIFITNGNGAAGNQLFHNENVNPNNWVKFRLEGTKSNAAAIGARVEVFAGEKRWVDELNSGSGYVSQNSHILHFGTGSASSIDSVVVFWPGKERQVYKNLAVNRLHILTEGKTINEEIPLEKGLLCVPNPFSSEINLYYHLSSPQSVKITVSDHLGRLVATWEEPEKQPGLYSVLWNAENQPQGMYICTFFSREGIKQSKINKKD, via the coding sequence ATGAAAAAGCTGCTACTATCAGGTTTATTTCCTGTTGTCATCCTCAGTGCGCAGAATCAGTTTTCTGATGTATCTGCTGCTGCAGGTTTAGATGGAAAAGGCTCCAGCTATGGGGTTGCTATAGCTGATTATGATAAAGATGGCTTTGAAGACATTTTTGTAGTCCGTACTTATGACGAAAACCTGCTTTACCGCAATATGGGCGATGGAACCTTTGTGGAAGTCGCAAGGGAAGCAGGATTAAATTTTGCCGGTGAAAGTCGTGTGGCTGCCTGGGGTGATTTTGACAATGACGGCTGGCTGGATCTTTTTGTGGGGAATAATAAAGGTACCCGTGATAAAATGTACATCAACCAGAAAGACGGAACATTTCTGGACATATCGGCATCTGCACGCACACTCCTCTCTGCTACCGGCAATGCCATGGCCGTTTTGCTCGCAGATATCGACGGCGACAGCTTCCTCGATATTTATGTGGCCCGGATGAATGACCAAAATACGCTGTATCGCAACCGGGGAGATCTGACCCTGGAGAATATTACAATTTCCTCCGGAGCGACGGATACGCAGCTCGCCATGGGCGGGATTTTTTTTGACTATGACAACGATCACGATCAGGATCTTTACCTCGTGCATGATAATTATCAGGCTAATATCCTTTATCGCAACAACGGAGACCTTACCTTTACCAATGTCGCGCAAACCGCAAAGGTCGATGTAAAGGCTTTTGGAATGGGCGTTGATGTGGGTGATGTAAATAATGATGGGTGGCCCGACCTTTATATTACCAATCTTTACAATAATGTTCTTCTGCTCAACAAGGGAGATGGAACCTTCCAGGACATAACCCGCACTGCCGGTACAGGCGACTACGGAATGGGGTGGGGTACCTTCTTTTTTGATGCAGATAATGACGGCTGGCAGGATATTTATGTGGCAAATACTCCCTCATTCCCCAACGTATTTTACCACAATCAGCAGGATAATACCTTTCTGAATGTGGGTAAGGAAACGGTATTGGCCAGCAATGCCAGTAGTTATGGCGCGGTACCGCTGGACTATGACAATGACGGGAGGGTGGACATATTTATTACCAATGGCAATGGGGCTGCAGGTAACCAACTGTTTCACAACGAAAATGTAAACCCAAACAACTGGGTAAAATTCCGACTGGAAGGCACAAAGTCAAATGCCGCTGCAATCGGTGCCCGGGTAGAAGTTTTTGCAGGAGAAAAACGCTGGGTGGATGAGCTTAACTCCGGCTCAGGTTATGTCAGTCAAAATAGCCATATTCTCCATTTTGGAACCGGCTCTGCTTCTTCTATTGATTCGGTCGTTGTTTTTTGGCCAGGAAAAGAACGGCAAGTGTATAAAAATCTGGCTGTCAACAGGCTTCATATCCTGACAGAAGGTAAGACGATCAATGAGGAGATTCCGTTGGAGAAAGGACTTCTCTGTGTACCCAATCCATTTTCTTCAGAGATAAATCTGTATTACCACCTCAGTTCTCCCCAATCGGTGAAAATCACGGTTTCTGATCACCTGGGCCGCCTGGTGGCAACCTGGGAAGAACCCGAAAAACAACCAGGCCTGTACTCCGTTTTGTGGAATGCAGAAAACCAGCCGCAAGGAATGTATATCTGCACCTTTTTCTCCAGAGAGGGCATTAAACAATCGAAAATAAATAAGAAAGATTAA
- a CDS encoding glycoside hydrolase family 32 protein — translation MEKSKSQTITEGYYQEAHRPQFHFSPPSKWMNDPNGMFFYEGEYHLFYQYYPDDVVWGPMHWGHAVSPDLIHWEHLPIALYPDSMGYIFSGSAVVDHQNTSGLAPDGQVPLVAIFTYHDPEGEKAGRNDYQYQGIAYSLDKGRTWTKYEGNPVVPNPGLKDFRDPKVFWHEKSQQWVMIFARGNQVRLYHSPNLKEWTMSSEFGETYGSHGGVWECPDLFELPVNGDPNRKKWVMLLSINPGGPNQGSATQYFVGDFDGKTFTSDNPSEQTLWLDYGADNYAGVTWSDIPDSDGRRLFLGWMGNWLYAMRVPTDPWRSAMTIPRTLELISTSAGIRLKTEPVAELQLIRGEEKSIDGATVSGIMPVIKDSGTLAELVLSFDMAGSSATEFGLELTNDKGEKVRIGYEKAGDRFFIDRTQSGKIDFADEFPGVHYAPNVPGSSAISMHLLVDVASVELFAQDGQVVMTDIFFPNEPFVRMNLFSEGGNVTFTGGKITGLKGIW, via the coding sequence ATGGAAAAAAGCAAATCGCAAACGATTACGGAAGGATATTATCAGGAGGCACATCGCCCGCAGTTCCACTTCTCGCCCCCTTCAAAGTGGATGAATGATCCCAACGGGATGTTTTTCTATGAAGGGGAATACCATCTGTTTTACCAATATTATCCTGACGATGTTGTCTGGGGGCCTATGCATTGGGGACATGCGGTAAGTCCTGATCTCATTCATTGGGAACATTTACCGATAGCTCTGTATCCCGACAGCATGGGGTACATATTTTCCGGCAGCGCGGTTGTCGATCACCAAAACACCAGCGGACTGGCTCCTGATGGACAGGTCCCGTTGGTCGCTATTTTTACTTATCATGACCCGGAAGGTGAAAAGGCCGGGCGAAACGATTACCAGTATCAGGGAATCGCCTACAGCCTCGACAAAGGGCGGACCTGGACCAAGTACGAAGGAAACCCTGTTGTACCCAATCCCGGACTCAAAGACTTCCGCGATCCGAAGGTGTTCTGGCATGAAAAAAGCCAGCAGTGGGTGATGATTTTTGCGCGTGGCAATCAGGTGAGATTGTATCATTCTCCCAACCTGAAAGAATGGACGATGAGCAGCGAATTTGGGGAAACCTACGGAAGCCACGGGGGTGTCTGGGAATGCCCGGATCTGTTTGAACTGCCTGTAAACGGCGATCCTAATCGTAAAAAATGGGTAATGCTGCTCAGTATCAACCCCGGAGGCCCCAATCAGGGTTCTGCTACTCAATACTTTGTGGGAGATTTTGACGGAAAAACATTTACCAGCGACAATCCTTCCGAACAGACCCTCTGGCTGGATTATGGCGCAGACAACTACGCAGGCGTTACCTGGTCAGATATTCCCGATTCTGATGGCCGTCGGCTGTTTCTCGGCTGGATGGGCAACTGGCTTTACGCAATGCGTGTACCCACAGACCCCTGGCGCAGTGCCATGACCATTCCCCGCACGCTTGAACTTATCTCAACCTCAGCGGGTATTCGCTTAAAAACAGAACCTGTAGCTGAACTTCAACTGATCAGAGGAGAAGAAAAAAGCATAGATGGTGCTACGGTTTCCGGTATTATGCCTGTTATCAAAGATTCGGGAACACTCGCAGAATTGGTCTTGTCCTTTGATATGGCGGGTTCATCTGCCACAGAATTTGGCCTCGAACTTACCAATGATAAAGGCGAAAAAGTGCGGATTGGTTATGAAAAAGCCGGAGACAGATTTTTTATAGACAGGACTCAGTCAGGCAAGATTGACTTTGCAGATGAGTTTCCAGGCGTACACTACGCCCCCAACGTACCCGGGAGTTCGGCGATTTCCATGCACCTATTGGTCGATGTCGCGTCAGTTGAGTTATTTGCCCAGGACGGTCAGGTAGTGATGACAGATATATTTTTCCCTAATGAACCATTTGTCCGGATGAATCTGTTTTCAGAAGGCGGAAATGTAACTTTCACAGGAGGCAAAATCACCGGGTTGAAGGGGATTTGGTGA
- a CDS encoding type II toxin-antitoxin system RelE/ParE family toxin, translating to MKYVREVVAYKRYFLDFYNQQTDKVQAKIEWTLNLLRVSQRVSEKYFKHIEGTKGLYEVRVEYGSNIFRIFAFFDKGKLIVLGNAFQKKAQKTPKNEIEKAINIMEEYFDEKNT from the coding sequence ATGAAATACGTAAGAGAAGTTGTGGCCTATAAGCGTTATTTCCTTGATTTTTATAATCAACAAACGGATAAGGTTCAGGCTAAGATTGAGTGGACATTAAATTTGTTACGAGTGTCTCAGAGGGTTTCTGAAAAATATTTTAAGCATATTGAAGGTACAAAAGGGTTATATGAAGTACGTGTAGAATATGGCAGCAATATCTTCCGGATATTTGCATTCTTTGACAAAGGTAAACTTATTGTTCTGGGAAATGCTTTTCAAAAAAAAGCTCAAAAAACCCCTAAAAATGAAATAGAGAAGGCAATTAATATAATGGAGGAATATTTCGATGAAAAAAACACCTAA
- a CDS encoding helix-turn-helix transcriptional regulator gives MKKTPNKNITTLSEILDDKYGKRGSEKREKWEQEFEAFRLGVLLEEARIKLGMTQEELAQKCGTNKSYISRIENDASDIRLSTLMKIIQRGLGGQLKLTIEV, from the coding sequence ATGAAAAAAACACCTAATAAAAATATTACAACCCTTAGCGAAATCCTTGATGATAAATACGGGAAAAGGGGAAGTGAAAAACGAGAAAAATGGGAACAGGAGTTTGAAGCATTTCGGTTGGGGGTTCTTCTTGAAGAAGCTCGTATAAAACTGGGGATGACTCAGGAAGAGCTTGCGCAAAAGTGTGGGACCAACAAGTCTTATATATCAAGGATCGAGAATGATGCCAGTGATATCCGACTTTCTACTTTAATGAAAATTATTCAACGTGGGTTAGGAGGGCAACTTAAGCTGACAATAGAGGTATAG
- the fmt gene encoding methionyl-tRNA formyltransferase gives MRIIFMGTPEFAVPSLDRLVSAEYEIPFVVTVPDKPAGRGQQLRPSPVKVYAQEKQIPVLQPEKLRDPEFIAALEAAQPDLIVVVAFRMLPEVVWKIPRLGTFNLHSSLLPEYRGAAPINWAVINGERTSGVTTFLIDEKIDTGNILLQHKMDIPEEWTAGDLHDQLMETGADLVLETVFGLENGSLHAVPQIHSLAVHHAPKIFKEDCHIHWDQPAVKVRNLIRGLSPYPAAWTLLEGKILKIFYATLTGETTDQPSGSFVSDGKTLRFACEDQWLEITDLQMEGKKRMKTEDFLRGFKL, from the coding sequence ATGCGAATTATTTTCATGGGAACCCCGGAATTTGCCGTACCGTCGCTCGACCGGCTGGTCAGTGCTGAGTATGAAATTCCTTTTGTAGTTACGGTTCCTGACAAACCCGCCGGGCGAGGGCAACAGCTTCGTCCTTCTCCTGTAAAAGTGTATGCACAGGAAAAACAAATCCCTGTACTTCAACCGGAAAAGCTGCGCGACCCGGAATTTATCGCTGCGCTTGAGGCTGCACAACCTGACCTGATCGTAGTTGTTGCCTTCCGTATGCTGCCAGAGGTTGTGTGGAAAATCCCCCGTTTGGGCACATTTAACCTGCACTCTTCCTTATTGCCTGAATACCGCGGCGCCGCTCCGATCAACTGGGCAGTCATCAATGGAGAAAGAACCTCAGGGGTAACCACTTTCCTGATAGACGAAAAAATAGATACCGGCAATATCTTGCTCCAGCACAAAATGGATATTCCCGAAGAATGGACTGCCGGCGACCTTCACGATCAACTTATGGAAACCGGCGCCGACCTGGTACTGGAAACCGTTTTTGGCCTGGAAAATGGTTCTCTGCACGCTGTACCGCAAATCCACTCTCTGGCTGTACACCACGCACCTAAAATATTTAAGGAAGATTGCCATATCCATTGGGATCAACCCGCCGTAAAAGTAAGAAATCTTATCCGGGGACTTTCGCCATACCCTGCTGCATGGACTCTGCTGGAGGGCAAAATCCTTAAAATATTTTATGCCACACTTACGGGCGAAACAACAGATCAGCCTTCTGGCAGCTTTGTTTCCGATGGAAAAACCCTGAGATTTGCCTGCGAAGATCAGTGGCTGGAGATTACAGATCTTCAGATGGAAGGAAAAAAAAGAATGAAGACCGAAGATTTTCTCCGAGGATTTAAACTGTGA
- a CDS encoding DUF6787 family protein, whose product MDKEKLKKAWDYTIILVVFAVTGSTAAIIPRYLMPLLGLECCNFWYVFTYIVVITPIYQVLLLIYAFLFGKFNYFYEKEKRIFRWMTGWMRKKPA is encoded by the coding sequence ATGGATAAAGAAAAGCTGAAAAAAGCCTGGGATTATACAATTATTCTGGTTGTTTTTGCTGTAACTGGTTCCACCGCAGCCATTATACCGCGTTATCTGATGCCTCTACTGGGTTTGGAATGTTGCAATTTCTGGTATGTATTTACCTATATCGTGGTTATTACCCCCATTTACCAGGTGCTTCTTCTGATTTATGCCTTTCTGTTTGGGAAATTTAACTACTTCTATGAAAAAGAGAAGCGGATTTTCCGCTGGATGACTGGCTGGATGCGGAAGAAACCTGCATAA
- a CDS encoding TonB-dependent receptor, whose translation MRTITLILCMIFSTAVFAGNIRGIILDAETNQPLEGAQIYLNDTRQGAVSSPLGKFSFDNLPEGEVSFTIRYISYETKTLEVTIPASGTVEVNTRLTPGEVLLNEIVIAASTGPAQTIRNIPALDIRLRPVRSSQDILQMVPGLFIAQHAGGGKAEQIFLRGFDIDHGTDISLSVDGMPVNMVSHAHGQGYADLHFLIPEVVEDVHFQKGVYDAATGNFATAGQVGFYTEDFLRESQVKLEAGQYGLTRLMSKVKLLSQDNRQVYAAGEWMAQDGYFESSQNFLRNNIMLKYNEKIADNQSLTVSVAHFRSRWDASGQVPTRAVESGAITRWGAIDNTEGGETSRSHINVQFVSETPSGAHFRQQLYWIKYDFELYSNFTFFLEDSVHGDQIRQKENREILGYQTTYDQVMTLGNLPFRIESGAGVRADKIRNNELSHTLNRREVLDSLAFGDIDEINMFGFARANLELHPRLNLEAGIRYDQFRFIYANKLTPTYDRRGQEKGILSGKLNLTWSPKENLQVYLNTGTGFHSNDTRVIMSADPRQILPRAIGSDLGFFVKPIPRMIIQAAVWGLYLEQEFVYVGDAGIVEPSGKTIRTGVDLTMRYQLSKHLYGDIDINFTHPRSLEAAEAEAYIPLAPMLSSTGGLSWQSQRGFSASLRYRWLGDRPANEDYSLTASGYCLLDAQVGYRLGPWELSVKAENLLDAEWREAQFETESRLRGESSPVTEIHFTPGSPRFLRTSLSFFF comes from the coding sequence ATGCGAACCATCACCCTTATCCTCTGTATGATTTTTTCCACTGCTGTTTTTGCGGGAAATATCAGGGGAATTATCCTCGATGCAGAAACAAATCAGCCGTTGGAAGGCGCACAGATCTACCTCAATGATACCCGGCAGGGAGCCGTATCCAGTCCATTGGGCAAGTTTTCTTTTGACAATCTCCCGGAAGGAGAGGTAAGCTTCACCATCCGCTATATCTCGTACGAAACCAAAACCCTGGAGGTGACCATTCCCGCCTCCGGAACAGTAGAAGTCAACACCCGGCTCACACCGGGAGAAGTTTTGCTGAATGAGATCGTAATCGCTGCTTCTACAGGCCCGGCACAAACCATTCGCAATATCCCGGCACTGGACATTCGCCTTCGCCCTGTACGTTCTTCCCAGGATATCCTTCAAATGGTGCCAGGCCTGTTTATTGCACAACATGCAGGCGGAGGCAAAGCAGAACAAATCTTCTTGCGGGGTTTTGACATCGACCATGGCACAGACATCAGCCTTTCGGTGGACGGGATGCCGGTAAACATGGTCTCTCACGCGCATGGACAAGGATATGCAGACTTACATTTTCTGATACCGGAAGTGGTCGAAGATGTCCATTTTCAGAAAGGAGTCTATGATGCTGCAACCGGAAACTTTGCTACAGCCGGGCAGGTAGGCTTTTATACAGAAGATTTTCTGCGGGAAAGTCAGGTAAAACTGGAAGCCGGCCAATACGGACTGACCCGGCTGATGAGTAAAGTAAAACTACTGAGTCAGGACAATCGCCAGGTGTATGCAGCGGGAGAATGGATGGCGCAGGACGGCTATTTTGAAAGTTCGCAGAATTTTCTCCGAAACAATATCATGCTCAAGTACAATGAAAAAATCGCAGACAATCAGTCTCTGACCGTTTCTGTTGCACATTTTCGCAGCAGATGGGACGCCAGCGGGCAGGTTCCCACAAGGGCTGTCGAATCAGGAGCCATTACTCGTTGGGGTGCGATTGACAATACGGAAGGCGGAGAGACTTCCCGATCTCATATCAATGTGCAATTTGTTTCAGAAACGCCTTCGGGTGCCCATTTCCGGCAGCAACTATACTGGATCAAATACGATTTTGAGCTGTACAGCAACTTTACATTTTTTCTGGAAGACTCTGTCCATGGAGACCAGATACGCCAGAAAGAAAACCGCGAGATACTGGGCTACCAGACCACTTACGATCAGGTAATGACCCTGGGGAATTTACCATTCAGGATAGAAAGCGGAGCGGGCGTTCGCGCGGATAAAATCAGAAACAACGAACTTTCGCATACCCTCAACCGGCGTGAAGTACTCGATTCGCTGGCTTTTGGAGATATCGACGAAATAAATATGTTTGGATTTGCCCGGGCAAATCTCGAATTACACCCCAGGCTCAACCTGGAGGCAGGGATCAGATACGACCAGTTTCGGTTTATATATGCCAACAAACTGACGCCCACTTACGACAGACGCGGACAGGAAAAAGGCATCCTTAGCGGAAAACTGAATCTCACCTGGTCTCCGAAAGAAAACCTTCAGGTTTACCTCAATACAGGCACCGGATTTCACAGCAATGATACCCGGGTGATAATGAGTGCCGACCCACGTCAGATATTACCCCGGGCGATAGGTTCTGACCTCGGATTTTTTGTGAAACCAATTCCCAGAATGATCATTCAGGCTGCGGTTTGGGGACTGTATCTGGAACAGGAATTTGTATATGTAGGTGACGCCGGAATTGTAGAGCCTTCGGGAAAAACCATTCGGACCGGGGTAGATCTCACGATGCGATATCAGCTGAGTAAACACCTGTATGGAGATATTGACATTAACTTTACCCATCCGAGGTCGCTGGAAGCAGCCGAAGCAGAAGCATATATTCCGCTGGCACCGATGTTGAGCAGCACGGGCGGATTGTCGTGGCAGAGCCAGCGAGGATTTAGCGCCAGTCTGCGTTACAGGTGGTTGGGAGACCGCCCTGCGAATGAAGATTACAGCCTCACGGCTTCCGGGTATTGCCTGCTCGATGCGCAGGTTGGGTACAGGCTGGGCCCGTGGGAGCTCAGCGTAAAAGCTGAGAACCTCCTCGACGCCGAATGGCGCGAAGCACAATTTGAAACAGAATCGAGATTGCGTGGAGAAAGTTCGCCCGTAACTGAAATTCACTTTACCCCGGGTAGCCCGAGATTTTTACGAACCAGTCTTAGTTTTTTCTTTTGA
- a CDS encoding tetratricopeptide repeat protein has protein sequence MNRLPQPSIIVIIAILLTISFATSMISSCIQTTARTQQAKIELPTLLERDARLGSPEERQTVLDQYSTLSNAIWVNEKDLKSRLKLVQLFLQEARVTGEHGYYYPEALGLLEGILAANPNQDEQFFALLMKASVQLSLHQFAAAKQTAEKAVSINPHNALVYGALVDANVELGNYEEAVKMADKMVSIRPDLRSYSRISYLREIHGQVEGAIEAMQMAVSAGYPGFEETTWCLLNLGHLYETYGDTMQARIQYETALAQRANYPFAIAALARLSKKQGDFEKAEKLLIQATQIIPEVSFYEDLALLYKETGREAEATQLSEEIIDMMADDEKSGHEMGLEYATVSLKLFNDPETALEKTMKEYARRPMNIQVNQRLAEIYTYLGDQENVQKHLKIANRTGSRDPELAALNN, from the coding sequence ATGAACCGTTTACCTCAACCCTCCATCATCGTTATTATCGCGATCCTGCTTACGATCTCCTTTGCGACATCCATGATCAGCAGTTGCATTCAGACAACTGCAAGAACCCAACAGGCAAAAATAGAATTGCCTACCCTGCTGGAAAGAGACGCCCGCCTCGGAAGTCCGGAAGAACGCCAGACTGTATTGGACCAATATTCTACCCTTTCCAATGCCATCTGGGTAAATGAAAAAGACCTCAAATCCAGGCTGAAACTCGTACAGCTATTCCTTCAGGAGGCAAGAGTTACCGGCGAACACGGATATTACTACCCCGAAGCACTGGGGCTGCTCGAAGGGATTCTGGCAGCAAACCCCAACCAGGACGAACAGTTTTTTGCCCTGCTGATGAAAGCTTCGGTTCAACTATCTCTGCACCAGTTTGCAGCAGCCAAACAAACCGCCGAAAAAGCTGTCAGCATCAATCCTCACAATGCACTGGTTTACGGCGCGCTGGTAGATGCAAATGTCGAACTTGGCAACTATGAAGAAGCGGTGAAAATGGCCGACAAAATGGTGTCCATTCGCCCCGATCTTCGCTCCTATTCCAGAATTTCCTACCTCCGCGAAATCCACGGTCAGGTAGAAGGTGCCATTGAAGCGATGCAAATGGCCGTATCAGCCGGATACCCCGGATTTGAAGAAACCACCTGGTGCCTGCTCAATCTTGGCCATTTGTATGAAACCTACGGCGACACCATGCAGGCCAGAATACAGTACGAAACCGCGCTCGCCCAACGGGCAAACTATCCATTTGCGATTGCAGCACTGGCCAGACTTTCAAAGAAGCAGGGAGATTTTGAAAAAGCAGAAAAACTATTGATTCAAGCCACCCAAATCATTCCTGAAGTGAGCTTTTACGAAGATCTGGCATTGCTTTATAAAGAAACAGGCAGGGAGGCTGAAGCAACACAACTCAGCGAAGAAATCATAGATATGATGGCAGATGATGAAAAAAGCGGCCATGAAATGGGGCTGGAATATGCCACAGTTTCACTCAAACTCTTTAACGATCCGGAAACTGCGCTGGAAAAAACAATGAAAGAGTATGCCCGCCGCCCGATGAATATTCAGGTAAACCAGCGACTGGCAGAAATTTATACCTACCTGGGTGATCAGGAAAATGTACAAAAACACCTTAAAATCGCGAATCGCACAGGCTCACGCGACCCCGAACTCGCCGCGCTTAACAACTAG